In the genome of Hyphobacterium sp. CCMP332, one region contains:
- the rnhA gene encoding ribonuclease HI — protein MGKEKVIEIFTDGASSGNPGPGGFGIVLRFGDKVKEHSEGFQKTTNNRMELLAVIRALEMLKRNDLPVHIYSDSKYVIDAITKGWVFGWQKKNFKGKKNPDLWMKYLKLHPMFKLKYFWVKGHAGHPENERCDELAVRASQGEGLMKDVGYEGN, from the coding sequence ATGGGCAAAGAAAAGGTTATAGAAATATTTACTGACGGAGCTTCAAGTGGCAATCCCGGCCCCGGGGGATTTGGGATCGTATTGCGTTTTGGGGATAAAGTAAAAGAGCATTCAGAAGGATTTCAAAAGACCACTAATAATAGAATGGAGCTTTTGGCTGTGATACGGGCACTGGAAATGCTTAAAAGAAATGATTTGCCTGTACATATTTATTCAGATTCCAAATATGTAATAGATGCAATTACAAAGGGATGGGTTTTCGGATGGCAGAAAAAAAATTTCAAAGGGAAAAAAAACCCCGATTTGTGGATGAAATACTTAAAGTTACATCCAATGTTTAAGTTAAAATATTTTTGGGTTAAAGGCCATGCGGGGCATCCCGAAAATGAAAGATGTGATGAGCTGGCTGTGAGGGCTTCACAGGGCGAAGGTTTGATGAAAGATGTTGGGTATGAAGGGAATTAA
- a CDS encoding alanine--glyoxylate aminotransferase family protein produces MINFYPGPSKIDERLSLWLNEGLESGMIEMNHRSEAFMFQYREIVDLFQEVFDLPQDFEVYFTSSATECWEIIAQGFSEKSFLHVFNGAFGEKWANMNVALENDVKSERFIYSSFPPELKNVKEDIICLTQNETSNGSKLPDTYLTELRSWNPESIIAVDATSSMAGVELPWLAADIWFASVQKCFGLPAGMGILFMHKRLLNETSEKAYYNHIGNLHKHYSNWQSPYTPNTANIYYLWQLLQEHRGLKLISEKIKKRAKHIYSRIKAIDGFEILVENQELRSDTVITVKISEHELKDLKSYLESREIMLGNGYGPWKNETFRIANFPAIKRAEYDVLFKQIDKWAKKRL; encoded by the coding sequence TTGATAAATTTTTATCCCGGCCCTTCAAAAATAGATGAGCGCCTTTCGCTTTGGCTGAATGAAGGCCTTGAAAGTGGAATGATTGAAATGAATCACCGCTCCGAGGCGTTTATGTTTCAGTATCGTGAGATCGTGGATCTTTTCCAGGAGGTCTTTGATCTTCCACAGGACTTTGAAGTTTATTTCACTTCCTCTGCCACCGAATGTTGGGAGATCATTGCTCAGGGATTTTCTGAAAAGTCATTTTTACATGTATTCAATGGGGCATTTGGAGAAAAATGGGCCAACATGAATGTCGCGCTTGAGAATGATGTCAAAAGTGAGCGTTTTATATATAGCAGCTTTCCACCGGAATTGAAAAATGTTAAAGAAGATATCATTTGCCTTACGCAGAATGAAACCTCCAATGGCAGCAAATTACCTGATACTTATTTAACCGAATTGAGAAGCTGGAATCCCGAAAGTATAATCGCGGTAGATGCCACCTCTAGCATGGCCGGTGTAGAATTGCCCTGGTTGGCTGCTGATATATGGTTTGCCTCGGTACAAAAGTGTTTTGGATTACCGGCGGGCATGGGAATTCTATTTATGCATAAAAGGCTTTTGAATGAAACTTCAGAAAAAGCTTATTACAACCATATAGGCAATTTACACAAGCATTACAGCAATTGGCAAAGTCCATATACACCAAATACGGCAAATATTTATTATTTGTGGCAATTATTGCAGGAACACCGAGGGCTAAAATTAATTTCAGAAAAAATAAAAAAGCGGGCAAAACATATTTATTCAAGAATTAAGGCCATTGATGGATTTGAAATATTAGTTGAAAATCAGGAATTACGATCCGATACGGTCATTACTGTAAAGATTTCTGAACATGAATTAAAAGATCTGAAGAGCTATCTGGAAAGTCGTGAAATTATGCTGGGCAATGGCTATGGGCCTTGGAAAAATGAAACATTTCGCATTGCAAATTTTCCCGCCATAAAAAGGGCTGAATACGATGTACTGTTTAAGCAAATTGATAAATGGGCAAAGAAAAGGTTATAG
- the aroQ gene encoding type II 3-dehydroquinate dehydratase: MDPKVNQKARVQIINGPNINLTGLRQKNIYGDQPIEQYIFNLRDKFPNVKIDHFQSNIEGEIIDKIHEVGFDYNGIIINAGGYSHTSVAIADAIAAVSCPCVEVHISNVYAREEFRHKSWMSKYCDGTISGFGLEGYTLALIHLVSKYGNRR, encoded by the coding sequence ATGGATCCAAAAGTCAATCAAAAAGCAAGAGTTCAGATAATAAATGGCCCAAATATTAACCTCACCGGTTTGAGGCAAAAGAATATTTACGGCGATCAGCCAATAGAGCAATACATTTTCAATTTGAGAGATAAATTCCCCAATGTGAAAATTGATCATTTTCAGAGCAATATTGAGGGGGAGATCATCGATAAAATCCATGAGGTGGGTTTTGATTATAATGGGATAATTATCAATGCAGGTGGCTATTCGCATACCTCTGTCGCCATTGCCGATGCTATTGCTGCGGTTTCATGCCCATGTGTGGAGGTGCATATTTCCAATGTTTATGCCAGAGAAGAATTCCGACATAAAAGCTGGATGTCGAAATATTGTGACGGTACCATATCAGGTTTTGGGCTCGAAGGCTATACGCTCGCATTGATTCATTTGGTGTCTAAATACGGTAACCGACGTTGA